The segment TCATCAAAAGATGGGCAGGTACTGATCCAGCTCCCACTGGTGCACCTGGACGCGGTAGATGTCCCACTCCGTCCGCTTGGCCTCCAGGTAACGGCTGAACAGGTAATCCCCCAGGGCCTCCCGCACCAGCCCGCTCAGGCGCATGTCGTCCAGGGCCTCGCCCAGGCTGCCCGGCAGCGGCTCGAGCCCCCGGGCGGCGATCTCGGCCGGGTCCAGCTCGAACACGTTCTCCTCCAGCGGCGGGGGCGGTTCCAGGCGGCGCTCCAGGCCGTCGGCACCGGCCCGCAGCAGGACGGCCAGCGCCAGGTACGGGTGGCAACAGGGATCCGGCGCCCGCCATTCCAGCTCCCCCGCTTCCCAGCCGGCCACCAGCCGGGCCAGGGGAGCGTGGGTGTCGCGACCCCAGACCACGTACACCGGCGCCTCGAACCCCGGCACCAGCCGCTTGTAGGAATTGACCAGGGGATTGGTCACGGCGCAGAGGGGCCGCGCATGGTGGAGCAGCCCGGCCAGCCAGTGGCGGGTCACGGCGGCCCGGCTCCAGCCCGAACCCGGCGCGGGACGAACCCGCATCCGCACGTGCAGGCCCGAGCCGTGGGTGCCGGCCCGGGGCTTGGGCAGAAGGGTGGCGTGCATGCCGTGGCGCTCCGCCACGGCGTAGACGGCCCGCCGGGCGATCAGCAGGTGGTCGGCGGCCGCCAGGGGCGGCTGCCAGCCCAGATCGATCTCGTGCTGCGCCGGGGCCACGGCGTGATGGACCGACTCCACCACGATGCCCATGCCCTCCAGCGCCAGGGCGATCTCCTGCCGCACCGGCTCCCCCGCGTCCCGCACCGAGAGGTCCAGATACCCCGTCCGGTCCGGCACCCGGACCTCCGGGCGGCCCCGGCGCCGCCGCAGGAGGTAGAACTCCATCTCGAAGGCCAGCTCCACGGCGACGCCGAGCCCGTCCAGCCGGCGCACCGCGGCCTGCAACCGCTCCCGCGGGCAGCCGTCGAAGGGGCGCCCGTCGCGGGTGTAGATCCCGGCGGGCACCATGGCCACGCGGCCACCCGGCTCCCAGGGCAGGACGAACACCTGCTCCCCGCCGGCCCGCAGGCGCATCTCCCGCTCTTCGACGCGCATGAACCCTTCCAGGGACGCCCCGTCCACCCGCACGCCGCCGTCCCAGGCGGCCGCCGCCTGCTGGACCGGCAGAGTCAGCCCTTTCTGCACGCCGAGGACGTCGGCGTACACCAGCTGCACCAGCTGGATGCCCTGCTGGGCCAGTCGCCGGGCCGGTTCGTCGGGAGGAGCCGGCTCAGCCGGCGGCCGGCGCATCGCGCCCTGCCTCCCCCGGCGCCGGCGGGTTGCGGCGGCGCTGCCAGCGGCGCACCTCGTAGAGCACGGTGGGGTCCAGGGCCGGGTACAGGCTGCGGGCGGTGCCCATACCCGGCACGGCGGGAGCCGGCCCGCGGAAGAGGCGGTCGATGCGCCCCAGGCCGGCAGGCGGCTCGGCGACCCCGGCCGCCGCGCCGGAGGCGCCCGGGCGGTCGGGCCAGCGGGACCCCGGCCAGCGGGGCGAACCCGCCCCCGGCGGGCGGTGCACCGCCGGCGTTGCCGCGGCCAGGGGCCAGGGCTCGGCCGCGGCTCGGGCCGCCGGCACGTCGGGAGGTCCCATGACCTCGTCGCGGCCGCGGCGCTCCAGCAGGCGGCGGCGGATCTCGTCCAGGTGCAGCCCCTGCTGGAGCAGCCACTTGATCTCCAGCAAAAGGTCCACGTCCGCCTGGCTGTACCGCCGCTGGTTGCCCGCCGTCCGCGCCGGGCGCAGCAGGCCCGCCTGCTCGTAGTAGCGGATGCGGCGCTCGCTCAGGCCGGTCAGGTGGCACACCGCGCCAATGGAATACAGGGGCAGGTTGCGGTGCCGCGACACGCCAGCCCCCTCCCCTTGCCGTGGGTTCTTTCATACATATGGCGGCACCGGCAGGTCCGTTCCCCTCCGCCCGGCCTGCGGCAACCCGGGCAGGGGTGACGCGGCCGTGCTCCGGCGCCCGCAGCACGGCGTGGCAAGGGCAGGACGGCCCGGCGGGGCGTTCTTGCGCGGCGGCCGTCCCGGATCGTCCCGGAGCCGCCGGCCGGCCGCCCCGGACCTTCCGCCGGAGCTCCCGCCTCCCCTGTCAGGTTCCCTGACATTTCGGGACGCCCGCCCCGCCGCGTACAGGCACCCCGGCCCCGGCCGCCTCCATAGCGTGTAGCATCGCGCTTTCCCGATGATCCGCACGGGGTTCCGGTCACCGGCGTCTCGGGCAGCAAGAGGGGGATACCAGGATGGCCACGGGTCACGGACGGGTGCGCCATTTGTTCGCCAGCGGCAACACCGGCCACGGGTTTCAGTCGTTCTTCGAATACATCGCCTGGCCCGAGCCGCGCCGGGTCTTCGTCCTCAAGGGCGGGCCGGGCACCGGCAAGTCGGCGGTCATCCGGATGGTGGCAGAGGGGCTGATGGAGAAGGGTGTGGGGGTGGAGCTGTTCCACTGCCCGTCGGATCCGTCCTCCCTGGACGGCGTCAACGCACCCGAGCTGGGGCTGGCCGTGGTGGACGGGACGCCGCCCCACGCGGTGGAGCCGCCCCTGCCCGGCCTGGTCGGCCGCCTGCTGAGCCTGGAGGCCACGGCCGGCCGGGACCTGCTGGCGTCCCGGCAGGACAGGATCGACGCTACCGGGCGGCGGGTGCGCCAGCGCTTCCAGCTGGCCCACCGCTACCTGGGACTGGCCCTGGAAGCCCTGGGCCTGTACGAGGACTTCTACGAGCATGCAGGGGCTCTTGACCTGGCGGCCCTTGACCACTCCGCCCACGAGATCGAGGCCGCCGTCTTCGAGGGGCACCGGGTCGTGCGCGCCGGGCGGCGCGGGCGGATCCGGCGCCTGTTTGCCAGCGCCGTGACCCCCGAAGGGCCCCGCCACTATCTGGACAGCCTGCTGGACCCGCTGCCCCGGCGGGTGTTCATCCGCGGCAACCCGGGCACCGGTTGCGCCACCCTGGTGGCCCGGGTGGCGGAAGCGGCCCTGCGCCGGGGCCTGGACATCGAGGCCTACCACTGCGGCCTGCACGGGCAGCGCCTGGACCACGTGCTCATCCCCGAACTGGGCGTGGCGGTGGTGCACAACGCCTACCCCCACACCTACGAACCCAAGACGGGCGACCTGGTGATCGACACGGCGGCCTTCGTCAACGTGGAAGCCCTGGAACGGTACCGGGAGGAGATGGAGGTCGCCCAGGCCCTCTTCGGGCAGGCTTTCGACCAGGGCATCTGGTACCTGCGCCGCGCCCTGATGGCCCACCAGGAGCTGGAGGCGATCTACGCCACGCCGGAGCTGCGCGCCCAGGTCGAGGCCTACGCCAGGGAGATCCTGGCGGAGGCCGGCGCCCTGATGGAAGAACAAGCCCGGCGGCGGGAGCGCCAGCAACTGGCGTGACGAGGTCCGCCCTGCGGCCCGGCCGGCACCACCGGGGCAGACCCGACGCAGGAGGACCGGCCAACCGGTAACGGCACCCCGGGCGGGCGGGGCCGGCTCGTCCCGGCCGCAGCCTTTCCGGCCGCGGCCGGCGCTCCCCGGGCCCCGGCGGACCCCGGAGCCCCGCTGTCCGGTCGCCGGTCCCGTAAGGTACGCTAGGTGCGGAGGCGCCTCTCTGGCAGGCGCCACGCCAGCAAGCGGCAGGGAGGGCGACCATGGCCCGCGACGCGACCGTGCCCGGGCAGGAGCGAGCAGCGCAGGTGGAGGGCATCCACCACGTCACCATGATCGCCGGCGATCCCCAGGCCAACGCGGACTTCTACGGCGGCGTGCTGGGGATGCGGCTGGTCAAGCGGACCGTGAATTTCGACGACCCGGGGACCTACCACTTCTACTTCGGCGACGAGACGGGCCGGCCCGGCACCCTGCTCACCTTCTTCCCCGTGCCCGGCGCCGGCCGCGGCCGTCACGGCGCCGGCCAGGCCACCCTGGTGTACCTCTCCGTTCCGGAAGGAACCCTGGACTACTGGCAAGGGCGCCTGGAAGGATTTGGCGTGGCCTGCCACCGGCGGCCGGGCCCCCTGGGCCGGCAGGCCCTGTTCTTCCAGGATCCCGACGGCCTGCCCCTGGCCCTGGTGGAGGAACCCGGCCCCGGCGGGCCGGGCTGGCCGGGCGGGCCCGTGCCCGCCACCGCCGCCATCGGCGCCGTCGCCGGCGTGCGCCTTACGGTTCGCGACATCGAACCCACGGCCAGGATCCTTCGGGAGCTCGGGTACCGGCCGGCGGGCGGCCGCTCCGGCCGGGAGCAGCCGGGATCCCAGGGGACGGATGGCGCTCCCGCCCCACCCGCCCCGCAGGAACCAGGGCCGGCCTCCCCGCCCCAGCTCTGGGTCGCCGGGCCGGGCGGCACCGGCCGCTGGCTGGAGCTGGCCGGCGACGCCCGTGCTCCCCGGGGCACCCTGGGGGCGGGCACGGTGCATCACGTGGCCTTCCGCACGCCCACGGACCGGACCCAGGCGGCCTGGCAGCAGCACCTCGCCCGGCTGGGCCTGCACGTCACGCCGGTCCAGGATCGCCAGTATTTCCGCTCCATCTACTTCCGGGAGCCGGGGGGCGTGCTCTTCGAGATCGCCACCGATCCACCGGGTTTCTTGATCGACGAGGACCGGGACGCTCTGGGCACCGGGCTGCGCCTGCCGCCCTGGTACGAACCGGCCCGGGCGGCCCTGGAGCAGGCCCTGCCGCCGCTGCACCACCCCAGCGGTTTTGGGGAGCTGGGCTTCATCCACCGGTTCGCCCGCGGTACGGATGACCCCGATCGGGCCCCGGTGCTCTTGCTCCTCCACGGCACGGGAGGCGACGAGCACGACCTGCTGCCCCTGGGTGCCCATCTGTGGCCCGGGGCCGCCCTATTGAGCCCCAGGGGCCAGGTGCT is part of the Thermaerobacter subterraneus DSM 13965 genome and harbors:
- a CDS encoding VOC family protein: MARDATVPGQERAAQVEGIHHVTMIAGDPQANADFYGGVLGMRLVKRTVNFDDPGTYHFYFGDETGRPGTLLTFFPVPGAGRGRHGAGQATLVYLSVPEGTLDYWQGRLEGFGVACHRRPGPLGRQALFFQDPDGLPLALVEEPGPGGPGWPGGPVPATAAIGAVAGVRLTVRDIEPTARILRELGYRPAGGRSGREQPGSQGTDGAPAPPAPQEPGPASPPQLWVAGPGGTGRWLELAGDARAPRGTLGAGTVHHVAFRTPTDRTQAAWQQHLARLGLHVTPVQDRQYFRSIYFREPGGVLFEIATDPPGFLIDEDRDALGTGLRLPPWYEPARAALEQALPPLHHPSGFGELGFIHRFARGTDDPDRAPVLLLLHGTGGDEHDLLPLGAHLWPGAALLSPRGQVLEDGMPRFFRRLAPGVLDAADLRRRAGDMARFVTAAARRYGFDPGRVVAVGYSNGANLAAALLLRHPRLLAGAVLFRPMAVPVEAPEAGALAGRPVLVAAGRQDPVVPPEQSLQLVRTLEAAGAAVTLHRAGTGHQLERAELDAAARWLAVEARWPWHGSGEGPAATE
- a CDS encoding MerR family transcriptional regulator, with the translated sequence MSRHRNLPLYSIGAVCHLTGLSERRIRYYEQAGLLRPARTAGNQRRYSQADVDLLLEIKWLLQQGLHLDEIRRRLLERRGRDEVMGPPDVPAARAAAEPWPLAAATPAVHRPPGAGSPRWPGSRWPDRPGASGAAAGVAEPPAGLGRIDRLFRGPAPAVPGMGTARSLYPALDPTVLYEVRRWQRRRNPPAPGEAGRDAPAAG
- a CDS encoding glutamine synthetase family protein, whose product is MRRPPAEPAPPDEPARRLAQQGIQLVQLVYADVLGVQKGLTLPVQQAAAAWDGGVRVDGASLEGFMRVEEREMRLRAGGEQVFVLPWEPGGRVAMVPAGIYTRDGRPFDGCPRERLQAAVRRLDGLGVAVELAFEMEFYLLRRRRGRPEVRVPDRTGYLDLSVRDAGEPVRQEIALALEGMGIVVESVHHAVAPAQHEIDLGWQPPLAAADHLLIARRAVYAVAERHGMHATLLPKPRAGTHGSGLHVRMRVRPAPGSGWSRAAVTRHWLAGLLHHARPLCAVTNPLVNSYKRLVPGFEAPVYVVWGRDTHAPLARLVAGWEAGELEWRAPDPCCHPYLALAVLLRAGADGLERRLEPPPPLEENVFELDPAEIAARGLEPLPGSLGEALDDMRLSGLVREALGDYLFSRYLEAKRTEWDIYRVQVHQWELDQYLPIF